The sequence TTCAAGCCACTGTTGTTGTTCTTCTACTTCGGCTTCCTTCTCGCACTGGCCAAGGTGCCGTTCGAGTTTCCGAACGCGGTCTATCAGGGCCTGACGATGTACCTGTTGCTGGCCATCGGCTGGCACGGTGGCGAGGAACTCGCCGGCATCGACATCTCGCAGATCGGCGGAATCCTCGGGTTCATGGTCACCGGGTTCGTGCTGAACTTCGTCATCGGCACCATCGCCTACCTGTTGCTGAAGTACCTGACGAAGATGCGAGAGGTCGACCGCGCAACGGTCGCCGGGTACTACGGCTCCGATTCGGCCGGAACCTTCGCCACCTGCATGGGCGTGCTGGCCACCATCGGCATGGCCTTCGACGCCTACATGCCCGTCATGCTGGCCATCATGGAGATCCCGGGCTGCTTGGTGGCGCTGTTCCTGGTTGCCCGGTTGCGCCACCGGGGTATGGACGCTGCCGGAAACATGCCGCACGAGCCGGGCTACACGGTGCCGGCCGGTTCCGTCCCGGCAGCCGTCGGTGCCGCGCAGGCCTCCGGTGACCCGACCGGCGGTCTGGCCATCGAGATGACCCCCGAACGTCGTGCGGAGACCGAAGTGACCTCGAACGGGCGCCTGATCAGCCCGGAATTGCTGCGGGAGGTCTTCCTCAACCCGGGCATCTGCCTGCTGCTCGGTGGTATCGCGATCGGCTTCATCAGCGGTCTGCAGGGCTCGAAGGTCACCGGCGTCGACGACCCGGTCTTCGTCACCGCCTTCCAGGGAGTCCTGTGCCTCTTCCTGCTCGAGATGGGGCTGACTGCGGCGCGCAAGTTGAAGGACCTGAAGTCTGCCGGCCGTGGCTTCATCGTGTTCGGCCTGCTGGCTCCCAACCTGTTCGCAACGCTGGGACTATTTGTCGCACACACCTACTCGCAGCTGACCGGCGTCCACTTCCAGCTGGGCACCTACGTCCTGTTCGCCGTGCTGTGCGGCGCGGCTTCCTACATCGCCGTGCCGGCCATCCAGCGGCTGGCGATTCCGGAAGCCAGCCCCAGCCTGCCGCTGGCCGCATCGCTGGGTTTGACGTTCGCCTACAACGTCACCATCGGTATCCCTCTTTACATCGAGATCGCCCGTCTCATCACGTCGCAGTAGAGGAATTGCACAGTATGGAGACGCCAGGCAGCCGAGTAAAGAGTAGGAGGAACGGCATGCGCAGCCTGTTATCGGTCTTGGGCATTGCCGCCGTCATCGGGTGTGCCGCGCCGGCGTACGCGGATCCCGATGATGGCGACGGCGGCGGCGGCGACGCCGCCTTCCTGACTGCCCTAAAAGCCGCGGGGCTCACCTTCGCCAGTAGCGATCAGGCCATTGTGGCCGGCCATGCCGTCTGCAGCATGGCTAACAACGGCGAGTCGGGATTGAAGGTCGTCAAACAACTGACGGCCGACAACCCCGGGCTGACCATGGACGGCGCCGCGCAGTTCGCGGCGATCGCCGCCAACGCTTACTGCCCGCAGCACTTGCAGAAGTAGCCGGCCCGGCTACGCCTTTGTCAGCTCCGCGTAGCGGGCCAGGTGGGAGTCGGTGGTTCCGAACTCGTATTGAATTGCGGTGAGCCGCTTGAAGTAGTGGCCGATGGCCAACTCCTCGGTCATGCCCATGCCACCGTGCAACTGCACCGCCTGTTGGCCGACGAATCGGGCCGCCCGGCCGATGGTGGCCTTGCCCGCCGACACCGCACGGGCACGGGTGGCTTCGTCGGCCTCGAGGTTGAGGATCGCCAAGTAGACCGCGGCAGCCGACTGCTCGACTTCCATGAACATGTCGACCATACGGTGCTGCAGCACCTGAAAGCTACCGATCGGCTGCCCGAACTGCTGGCGTTGCTTGCAGTATTCGACGGTGTCCGCCAACACTTTCCGCATGCAACCGACCGCCTCGGAACAGATCGCTGCGGCACCCTCGTCCCGGGCCTGAGCCAACGACGGCCATGCGCCGCCTCGCTCACCCAGCAACGCCTCAGCACCAAGCCGCAGATCGGTGAAGGTGACATCGGCCGCGCTGCGGTCGTCGATGGTTCGATACGGGTGCAGCGTGATGCCCGCGGCGTCGGCCTCGGTGAGGAACAACGAGATGCCGTCCTCGCCCTCGATGCGCGCGGTGACCAGCAGATGCGTCGCCAGCGGTGCCGCCACGGCCATGATCTTCGAGCCGTTCAACACCCAGCCGTCGCCATCGGGACGCGCCAGGGTCGCCGCGTCCTGCCAACGATCGGCCGAATCCGGCTCCGCGGCAGCCAATGCCGTAACCGCGGTACCGGCCACGAGTTCCTTGAGCAGGCCGGCTGCCACCGGGCTGCCGGAGCGGTGCAGCAGTCCGCCGGCGACGACGACGGAGTCGACATAGGGTTCGATCACCAGCGCGTGTCCCAGCGCTTCGGTGATGACCATGAGTTCTACGGCGCCGCCGCCGATCCCGTCGAACTCTTCAGGGAACGTGGCGCCCAAAATGCCCAGTTCCCCGGCGAAGGCGCGCCAGATCTCGGGCTGCCAGCCGGCGCCGGTCTTGGCTGCGGCGCGGCTCGTCTCGAGTTCGTAGCGCGCGGCGAGGAACTTGGTGATGCCGTCACGCAGCATCTGCTGCTCATTGTTCAGGTTGAAGTCCATTAGAGCCCCAATGCCGCCTTGGCCAGAATATTCCGCTGAATTTCGTTGCTGCCGGCGTAGATCGAGCCGGCCCGGTCGTTGAAGTAACGCAGCGGGGCCACCGCCTGCCACGGTTCGCCGGACGCATATCCGTCGGCGGGAGGCTGGTAGTCGGCGATCGGTCCGCCGGGCGCGGTGACATGCGGCTGATAGATGCGCCCCCGCGGTCCGGCCGCCTCCAACGCCAGCGCGGTCAGTTCCTGGCTCAGCTCGGTGCCCAAGATCTTGAGCATCGACGACGACGCCCCGGGATTGCGTCCCTCGGCGACGGCGGTGAGCACCTGGTATTCCAGGATCTCCAACACCTCGGCGCGAATCCGCGCGTCCGCGAGCTTGCGCATGAAGGTGTCGTCGTCGGCGAGCTTGCCACCGCCCGGCCCAGGCTGACTCTTTGCCGCCGTGGCGATCTCTTCGGCCACCACCTGCAGGCCCGGCGCCACCGCGCCGCCGCCGCGCTCGAACTCGAGCAGATATTTCGCGACCGTCCAGCCGCTGTCGATCTCGCCGATCACATTGGTCTTGGGGACCCGCACCTCGTCGAAGAACACCTGGTTCTGGATCTCTTCGCCGGAAGTCATCACCAGCGGCCGGATCTCGATACCGGGCGAGTTCATGTCGATCAGCACGAACGTGATGCCCTGCTGTTTCTTGCCGGTCCGGGAGGTGCGCACCAGGGCGAACATCCAGTTCGCCTCGCCGGCGTGCGTGGTCCAGATCTTGCTGCCGGTGCACACCAGGTCATCGCCGTCGACGGTGGCCGCCATCGACAGGGCCGCCAAGTCCGATCCGGCCTCCGGCTCGGAGTAGCCCTGGCAGAAGAACACCTCACCGGTGAGGATCCGGGGCAGGAAGTAGTCCTTCTGCGCGTCCGTTCCGTACCGGACGATCGCGTGCGCGACCATCCGGATTCCCATCGGCGACAGCGATGGTGCGCCGGCAAGCGTCGACTCGCGACTGAAGATGTAGTGCTGGGTCAGGCTCCAGTCGCAGCCGCCGTGCTCCACCGGCCACGCGGGCGCCGCCCAGCCCCGCTCGTGCAGAATCGCCTGCCACGCCATGCTGGCCTCGTGATCGGCGTAGACACTGGTCATGAGCCGGCCCGCACGGCGCAGCTCAGGGGTCAGTTTCTGGTCGAGAAATTCCCGAACCTCAGCTTGAAATGCCCGGTCTTCCTCCGACCACCGCAGATCCATTAATCTCCCCTGCCGTGCCGGCGGATAGGCGCTTTTCCGCGCAGTCTAGCCGCCGGGTTGTGCGGACCGACTTCGGCCGTCTCGGCCGCTACGCCGTGGGCTTCTCAACGGATGCGCCCGGCAACGCCGTCCACCAGTAACGCGCGACTCTCCGCGGCGCCGTCCAGCATCCGGGTGATCCGCGTGACAATCTGCCACTGTCCGGGCGAACCGGCCACCCGCTCGAGGTGAAAATAGTTGGCGCCGCCGCGCGCGACGCGAAACTCGCTGCCCTGTTTGACCAGCAGCGTCGACTCGCACACGGCGACCGCCTCGTCACCGTTCACGGTGACCACTGCCGGCCCCAGGAAGTGCGTACATCCCCGAGCGATCAGCTCCTGGTGGCCACGAGAGCGCACCATGGCCGCAATCTCCTCGCGGCCGTTCATCAGCCAGCTTTCGACGTCGTAGACGCCGTCCTGTCGCCACAGCGCGGCGACCGATTCGGGGTCGCCGGCGTCCACCAATGGCCCGTAGGACGCGATCAGCCGCTCGATCGCGCGCTCGTCCTCGATCTGCTGCAGTCGCCGCTCCAAGTCGGCCAGCCGTTGCTCGCTCATCGCCGCTCCCGCCGCGGGAGGTCGGCCAGCTCGGCAAGTGCGGCCAGTTGGTCGCAGAAGTGCGCCGAAGAGCGCGCCGAGATCACACAGCTCACATCGGTGGCCCCGATGTCAGCCAGCCTGCCGATCCGATCGAGGGCCTGCTGCGGGGCGTCGATCGGGTCCAGCGGAGGCGTCGACAAGACAACCGCGAACTCGTCCGGGAGGTCCACGGAGCCAAGATATTTCGCCAGTTCGCCGACGCTGAGGCCGAACGGCGCCCAACCGTCACCCAGGCCCACGGCTCGCCGA is a genomic window of Mycolicibacter heraklionensis containing:
- a CDS encoding DUF732 domain-containing protein — protein: MRSLLSVLGIAAVIGCAAPAYADPDDGDGGGGDAAFLTALKAAGLTFASSDQAIVAGHAVCSMANNGESGLKVVKQLTADNPGLTMDGAAQFAAIAANAYCPQHLQK
- a CDS encoding nuclear transport factor 2 family protein, which gives rise to MSEQRLADLERRLQQIEDERAIERLIASYGPLVDAGDPESVAALWRQDGVYDVESWLMNGREEIAAMVRSRGHQELIARGCTHFLGPAVVTVNGDEAVAVCESTLLVKQGSEFRVARGGANYFHLERVAGSPGQWQIVTRITRMLDGAAESRALLVDGVAGRIR
- a CDS encoding acyl-CoA dehydrogenase family protein, whose protein sequence is MDLRWSEEDRAFQAEVREFLDQKLTPELRRAGRLMTSVYADHEASMAWQAILHERGWAAPAWPVEHGGCDWSLTQHYIFSRESTLAGAPSLSPMGIRMVAHAIVRYGTDAQKDYFLPRILTGEVFFCQGYSEPEAGSDLAALSMAATVDGDDLVCTGSKIWTTHAGEANWMFALVRTSRTGKKQQGITFVLIDMNSPGIEIRPLVMTSGEEIQNQVFFDEVRVPKTNVIGEIDSGWTVAKYLLEFERGGGAVAPGLQVVAEEIATAAKSQPGPGGGKLADDDTFMRKLADARIRAEVLEILEYQVLTAVAEGRNPGASSSMLKILGTELSQELTALALEAAGPRGRIYQPHVTAPGGPIADYQPPADGYASGEPWQAVAPLRYFNDRAGSIYAGSNEIQRNILAKAALGL
- a CDS encoding sodium-dependent bicarbonate transport family permease; the protein is MLLEFWQNFTHNLFKPLLLFFYFGFLLALAKVPFEFPNAVYQGLTMYLLLAIGWHGGEELAGIDISQIGGILGFMVTGFVLNFVIGTIAYLLLKYLTKMREVDRATVAGYYGSDSAGTFATCMGVLATIGMAFDAYMPVMLAIMEIPGCLVALFLVARLRHRGMDAAGNMPHEPGYTVPAGSVPAAVGAAQASGDPTGGLAIEMTPERRAETEVTSNGRLISPELLREVFLNPGICLLLGGIAIGFISGLQGSKVTGVDDPVFVTAFQGVLCLFLLEMGLTAARKLKDLKSAGRGFIVFGLLAPNLFATLGLFVAHTYSQLTGVHFQLGTYVLFAVLCGAASYIAVPAIQRLAIPEASPSLPLAASLGLTFAYNVTIGIPLYIEIARLITSQ
- a CDS encoding acyl-CoA dehydrogenase family protein: MDFNLNNEQQMLRDGITKFLAARYELETSRAAAKTGAGWQPEIWRAFAGELGILGATFPEEFDGIGGGAVELMVITEALGHALVIEPYVDSVVVAGGLLHRSGSPVAAGLLKELVAGTAVTALAAAEPDSADRWQDAATLARPDGDGWVLNGSKIMAVAAPLATHLLVTARIEGEDGISLFLTEADAAGITLHPYRTIDDRSAADVTFTDLRLGAEALLGERGGAWPSLAQARDEGAAAICSEAVGCMRKVLADTVEYCKQRQQFGQPIGSFQVLQHRMVDMFMEVEQSAAAVYLAILNLEADEATRARAVSAGKATIGRAARFVGQQAVQLHGGMGMTEELAIGHYFKRLTAIQYEFGTTDSHLARYAELTKA